A stretch of Macrobrachium rosenbergii isolate ZJJX-2024 chromosome 12, ASM4041242v1, whole genome shotgun sequence DNA encodes these proteins:
- the LOC136844050 gene encoding uncharacterized protein PF3D7_1120000-like — protein MGREVKVQKEGMSGEVKVQNEGMRRAVKVQKEGMRGEVKVRKEEMRGEVKVRKEGMRGEVNVRKEGMRREVKVRKEGTRGEVKVQKEGMRREVKVRKEGTRGEVKVQKEGMREVKVRKEGMREVKVQKEGMRGEVKLQKEGMRDKVSAKGRNERRRKGEKGRNERRSKGAKGRNERRSKAAKGRNER, from the coding sequence aTGGGAAGAGAAGTAAAGGTCCAAAAGGAAGGAATGAGCGGAGAAGTAAAGGTGCAAAATGAAGGAATGAGAAGAGCCGTAAAGGTGcaaaaggaaggaatgagaggAGAAGTAAAGGTGCGAAAGGAAGAAATGAGAGGAGAAGTAAAGGTGCGAAAGGAAGGAATGAGGGGAGAAGTAAATGTGCGAAAGGAAGGGATGAGAAGAGAAGTAAAGGTGCGAAAGGAAGGAACGAGGGGAGAAGTAAAGGTGCaaaaggaaggaatgagaagAGAAGTAAAGGTGCGAAAGGAAGGAACGAGGGGGGAAGTAAAGGTGcaaaaggaaggaatgagagaagTAAAGGTGCgaaaggaaggaatgagagaagTAAAGGTGcaaaaggaaggaatgagaggAGAAGTAAAGCTGcaaaaggaaggaatgagagaTAAAGTAAGTGcaaaaggaaggaatgagaggAGACGTAAAGGTgagaaaggaaggaatgagagGAGAAGTAAAGGTGCGAAAGGAAGGAATGAGAGGAGAAGTAAAGCTGcaaaaggaaggaatgagagaTAA